A genomic window from Flavobacterium phycosphaerae includes:
- a CDS encoding CoA-binding protein — translation MKNKKTLVLGATTKPERYAFLAITKLVEKGHTVLAIGQNTGEVAGVKIYTKNIPLKNIDTVTLYLNPLRQRDYYNYIIETKPKRVIFNPGTENPEFYQLLQGNGIKVEVACTLVMLATNQY, via the coding sequence ATGAAAAATAAGAAAACGCTTGTACTGGGTGCAACCACAAAACCGGAACGTTATGCTTTTTTAGCTATTACCAAACTGGTTGAAAAAGGACACACTGTATTGGCCATCGGACAAAATACCGGAGAGGTAGCCGGAGTAAAAATTTATACTAAAAATATCCCGCTTAAGAATATAGATACTGTGACTTTATATCTAAATCCGTTACGTCAACGCGATTATTATAATTACATTATTGAAACCAAACCAAAGCGCGTCATTTTCAATCCGGGAACTGAAAATCCTGAGTTTTACCAATTGCTTCAGGGTAACGGAATTAAAGTAGAAGTAGCTTGCACACTGGTTATGTTGGCTACCAATCAGTACTAA